In Malus sylvestris chromosome 15, drMalSylv7.2, whole genome shotgun sequence, a single genomic region encodes these proteins:
- the LOC126604317 gene encoding protein KAKU4-like, translating to MATIATATTSRSRRALVSRSGGKIVRPRRSAGARTPYDRPRLVNPAPPENPNWFSRLIYSPTRKIASGAGKIISSVFGPDSSSSSSSSSEDGADDDDDDEDISTQEDDGLNKRNGTSEEIKFLGKDPPSTLGKSDNKHVIEQLLIKETFSREECDRLIKIIKSRVVGFTNAEDAENTRPDVESPVMEAKKWLSEKRLGSTSKPVLDHGTHTLSSLMFPQGGEDEGGSPVDVAKVYMRARPSWASPSIKHGELRSPSSIGMQHFDEETPYSTGGNSAPTSKLKRDAPATGSWNIQEEIRRVRSKATEELLRSLPSTRIDWSASALEKRSVLGSLPGGQREDDVGDKLHNCKYAIVSEKTQYGLQKEDLPLLDSDAASMDGKGDASCNQNALEEMFSSGQRLEASEYIKTAPSDAGGGDFDGHKDTSGSEQQNPVVGGTIQVPDSKLHDATCSMTEVTASRSAYTANGFPSSVAGLSAQLNTAENAMLNGESNPVSPSHEIAATDLTLDDIREFLNEPTVEVTNKNENDIGGTMENDGAYLNEATVEVHELIETYIDVTKDNDFVASGSQNSYSMPDDLSQELTQPSPVAKTDTVVEKQKGRRQSRNNRRGRSRGK from the exons ATGGCCACCATCGCCACCGCTACCACTTCCAGATCTCGCCGAGCCCTAGTCTCCCGATCTGGCGGGAAAATTGTCCGTCCTCGACGGTCCGCCGGTGCCAGGACTCCCTACGACCGCCCTAGGTTGGTCAATCCCGCACCACCCGAAAACCCTAATTGGTTCTCCAGGCTCATCTACTCGCCTACTCGTAAGATTGCCAGTGGTGCCGGGAAGATTATTTCCTCCGTCTTTGGTCCTGactcttcctcatcttcttcttcctcttcag AGGATGGggctgatgatgatgatgatgatgaagatatCTCGACTCAGGAAGATGATGGATTGAATAAG AGGAATGGGACATCAGAAGAGATCAAGTTCCTTGGGAAGGATCCCCCATCAACACTAGGGAAGAGCGACAACAAGCATGTAATTGAACAACTGCTTATCAAGGAGACCTTCTCGAG GGAAGAATGTGATAGATTAATAAAGATTATTAAATCAAGAGTTGTAGGTTTTACAAATGCTGAAGATGCAGAGAATACAAGACCAG ATGTAGAGTCTCCTGTTATGGAGGCAAAAAAATGGTTGAGTGAGAAGAGATTGGGATCAACTTCAAAGCCAGTTTTGGATCATGGAACCCACACCCTGAGCTCTCTCATGTTTCCTCAA GGTGGTGAAGACGAAGGTGGTTCACCAGTGGATGTGGCCAAAGTGTATATGCGGGCACGTCCTTCATGGGCATCTCCTTCTATTAAGCATGGAGAACTGAGATCTCCGTCATCAATAGGGATGCAACATTTCGACGAAGAAACCCCATATTCAACTGGTGGCAATTCTGCGCCTACATCCAAG CTGAAAAGGGACGCCCCTGCTACTGGGTCCTGGAATATTCAGGAGGAAATACGAAGAGTGCGATCTAAGGCAACTGAAGAATTGTTGAGGTCCCTACCTTCTACCAGAATTGATTGGTCCGCATCTGCTTTAGAAAAAAGAAGTGTCTTGGGCTCTTTGCCAGGTGGCCAACGAGAAGATGATGTGGGAGATAAACTTCACAATTGTAAATATGCCATAG TTTCAGAGAAGACACAGTATGGATTGCAGAAAGAAGATTTGCCACTTCTG GATTCAGATGCCGCTTCTATGGATGGCAAGGGTGATGCTTCTT GTAATCAGAATGCCTTAGAGGAGATGTTTAGCTCTGGACAACGACTCGAGGCATCTGAATATATCAAGACCGCTCCAAG TGATGCTGGTGGTGGTGATTTTGATGGACATAAGGACACAAGTGGGTCTGAACAACAAAATCCAGTGGTCGGAGGAACCATACAAG TTCCAGATTCAAAATTACACGATGCAACATGCTCGATGACAGAAGTGACTGCATCAAGAAGTGCTTATACTGCAAATGGTTTCCCTTCTTCAGTGGCTGG TTTGTCTGCACAGTTGAATACAGCAGAAAACGCCATGCTCAACGGGGAAAGTAATCCAGTCAGCCCAAGTCATGAGATCGCTGCTACAGATCTCACTTTAGATGACATCCGTGAGTTTTTGAATGAACCTACCGTCGAGGTCACCAACAAAAACGAAAATGATATTGGTGGCACAATGGAAAACGATGGCGCGTATTTGAATGAAGCTACTGTTGAGGTCCACGAACTGATTGAAACTTATATCGATGTCACAAAGGACAATGATTTTGTTGCCAGTGGCTCCCAAAACAGCTATAGCATGCCCGATGACTTATCACAGGAGCTGACCCAGCCAAGCCCGGTAGCCAAGACTGACACTGTTGTGGAGAAGCAGAAGGGAAGAAGACAGTCCAGAAACAACAGGAGAGGCCGGTCACGGGGCAAATAA